In the Euwallacea fornicatus isolate EFF26 chromosome 30, ASM4011564v1, whole genome shotgun sequence genome, TAGTTTCCTTATGTCTCCGAACCggtgaatttcaaaattttagatgtcgcctagtttttgagataacgAGAACAACTTGAGTTTTTCAAATGCGGGCCTGTGCattttttggtcatttttaaaagtcCTTAGTGACCCCCTTAGAATGATGTGTCACaagatagaatttttttatgttttagttaaaaaaaaaattatttttatctcaGTAAGCTAGACCGGTCCTGGagttataagtaaaaaatgcaatcgTTATGCCTCAAAAACGTTATGCaggcaaataaattatcaatcGAGCTATGGGTTTATAAATTTCTGAACGGCAACAAAAGTAATAATTCaacttttaattcaaaatgaaactGAAAATCTCTTAATAAACAAATGGGGAACTAATATGACACAATAAACAGTAATTATCATTATAACTTTTACTAATTACCAGTGTTCAAAGCGACCTCCGTTATTACGAAAACAGAGTCGggcatttttaataacttttttaaaaaatattttccacataCCAGGGGTTAGTTTTTGACAAgcagtttgaattttttgtgtaAGTTCCTCCACATTCCGAGGTGTTGCTTGACGGACTTGATCTTTGATATGGCCCCACATGGAGAAATCCATAGGGGCATTGCGTATTATTTTGACGAACCACCTAACGCCATAGCAACATTAATAACGTTCCGCTGATTGCGAAGCCtactaaacaaaaataaagttaaattttttttaatttaaaactccaGGACCGGCCTAgcttattgaaataaaaatacaatttttttttttttaactaaaaaatcaAAGAGTTCTCTCTTGTGATACGTCGTTGCAACtaaggatttttaaaaagtgcaGAGGTGAAGAAACTCAAGTCGTTCTAGTTATGTCAAAAACTAAGCAacatctaaaattttgaaatccaCTGGTTTGTAGACACAAGGAAACTGTGAGGTTTCCGTATCAAACGTTTTGATGAAAGACCTTCGGTTCCcgatttattaagaaaatgaaatttgaccgaatttcattttttccacgGTAACTCACAAACTAAAAATCATCAGGCAGCGTCGTCTGCGGTTCTCGGAAGAGTGTGAAATTCGGCaggttttttctaatttaaccgaccccGCGCCTCTCACCGTTTAAGAAGCAGCGATGACGGCACGTCGCACttggaacgccctgtatatccgaGTTAAACGGGACTAACGTCCAAGCGAACTTTTTCGAGTTCGTCCGCTGTCCGAAAGAAGTTAACGTAGAAATGAGAGAGCGATCTCCGCGTGGGTGTGTGCGagacattttcgaaatatccaAGAGAATTTGCGCGAGTTCGGCCATTCTGGAAATTAAGCGAacgtaaaaattccaaaattccgaaattaaattttgaaacacgTTGCAATTTCCTTGAATCGGCCAAACTGAACCAATTACTGGATCCTGCGATGCAATCGCCGCACCTAGAAGGGTCGTGTTATATGCAGCAGCCCGTAAATTCATATAGCAGACCTCTTTCCtgttgaaattatattttcacaTCACGGTAACTGGCCATTGAGGAACGCGTGAATTGCCCCACAGAACgtaaattggaattttccaCTGTGCTGGATTTAATTTAAGTAGTTGGTTTTTATTGCATCGCTGCGATATCAAATTGTGAACTCGTCAGTTTTGCCTGCGCCCTGGAAAATCCGGTTCTATGCCTGTTTTCATGGGTAAAAAACAGCCATACAAGATGTTTCGGagagataaaaagaaaatggtcttacatcaaatttcaataaaactggCAGTAACCATCAAATCCCCACACACGTCATATTTATGACATTGGAAGACGAAACCTCATCTATATAAATTGCACTGGCGGACGGGAAAAACCGGGCTCTTAGGTTCTCcctttttcctaaaaaaaagaTGAATGAGTGTCaatggaaaattgaatttccgcGGTTCATCGCTTCAATCTCGCTTTTCGCAGTcattttttagagaaatttctctaTAAAAGCTGATGACAGCCGGCTCTGCATACATAACTTCTTATCTTGCTAGTCACCAGACACCTTTTCCCCATGTAAAAGCTAGAAAACTCTTTTTGTATGATCCCTTTCAAGGGAAAAGTGTCACTCTGAAGAAAAGAGCTCGCATTATTCCAGGAGctaaaatgactttttttgaTTAATAGAAAGTGCAGATCATTGAAGGCGATAAGTTACCTCCCACCGTCTCCGGCAATTGCAAGTTTCCAAATAAAGCCAAAACAATATGCAGTTTACATTCCGCAAGTTCCTCACTTGTGCATATTTGAACTTGTTCGTCGCCTTTGAGAATGTTAAAATGCAAGCTTAGTCTGGCTTTACTACCCCAGCAAGGTCCTCCATGAAATTTTAACGAGTTGGTTTGAATATCAAAGGATTCCTCAGTCAATATGGGTCCTAAGATGTATAAATAATCGATGTCCTTTGTAATACCGTCATTAGAGCAGGACGTCGACGGCATACAAAATCATTTCACTTTTTTGCATTACGTATTCCACGGCATTAAGAGCACGCTCCTGCGACATTATTTATTCCGAAAGGAGCCTTATTTTGAGTTAGTCTTAATGATAAAGTTGCTACGAGACGTAGTTACGTTACATAAGTTTTTAAGCTTCGGTTTTATATAATCTAACTTGGGTCTATAAAATACCAAAGAACTAATGAATACCTAAGGAACTCTGCGGCTTGATAAGCTGGAGGCGCAAAGTCTCCAGTCAGAGATTAATAGAGAGCAAAGCTGGATGCTTAACTTGCAGTTTGCGAGCagatttgttaattaaaaacatgtcCGGCGGAAGTTGGTGCTGCTCATGTTTCAGTCCATTCGAGACACTTTTGGATACTTGCGAACAcgacgaatttgaaaaattcgtaaCTTGTGCCAGAGACCCATTAGAGCGCTGATTTTTTACTGCTTAATTCCCGTGAATCGCCTcaataatttcagttttttgaacGTGGATTTATAGGTGCTCGAACGAATAGACTTAAACGGGGAAAATTGTGCGCGTCCAGGGcctgcgaattttcaaaaatgcacGTCCTAATAGAGGCGATACTGTAATAAACCTTTTACAGTTTGATGGCTCGAAATCTTCtctataaattttccttttttgggAAGTACTTATGGAGCTGCAAAACAGGCGCGCAGACGGGGAGGCTCGATATTGAGCAAATATGGGCTGAAAGTCCTGGCAAAAACTTGACTCCTTCTAGTAACGAgccaaaaaacgaatttttcacAGAACCTTCCATACAATGTGCCATTTTCCATCGTTAACTTTCATAAAGCAACAAAAACGCACTTAGAGCTGGGAATTCAAAagtgtaaaaaatatgaatagagagactggaaattaaaaaaatcgagctCATTCTAGAGACGAGTTAGAGCGAGGAATTTTTACAGCTGGATAGCTCTGAATCTCATCTATAATGCGTATTTTTTCAACATCAATTTATGTGCAACAAAGAGGTGCTTGCTCGAACAATCTTGGAAGCGTGCAAatagctgaaaaaaaaatctcgtttTTTCAAACGGCCTAGTGGGAACTCGGACAACGGGGTATTGGTTACGGGTTAAAAGCCCTGCGGGTTCTCTATaatttgggaatttttaatcaccaATTTAAACAGCAAAACCAAGTCAGAAAACTGAAACAATGCACCGAGCAGCTCACGGCAGAGAAGAGCCAGAGCGATGATTTTCCCGCAACTTAGCAGTTTAGAATTTCCGATATAAGATGCATGTTTCTGCATCAATTAAAGCGGCACGAAAGCACATAGATGAGGGATGCAAAGATGGAtccgaaaattatttaatttccttcgATCGTCGGTGAACAAGATTGCTCTCGAACAGTCTAATGTCCATATTCCCAAAATCACCCCAGGTCTGCTCGCATGAATTGACATCAAAAGCATTGGAAAAATTCGGCAAACGGGCAATATCAAGTGCATCTGAATAGGAAAAGTGATCTTTTTTCAAGCGATCGGGAACTgatttgttgcaatttttggTTATTTACACATTGCCAGAGCTTTTTCGTGATTCGGTTTACGTTATTTTCAGTATTTCCATAACGGAGCTTGTACATCCGATCAATCCTGCAACCTCGAGCTTTACCCCGATACTTGGAAACGCTGTAAATTTATAACGACGCTGGTCCTTTGACGTTCTGAGTTCGGCTAATCTGATGGGTTCTGGGCTACATCCAGGTGGGCAGCTTCCCCTCCTTCCTGCAGTCTCTGGGACAAACGGGGCTTGACCCCgataaataattgattaaaGTTGATCAAAAAATGCATCAATCTGTTACACCCTCGCTCAGGAAATCCCGGTCTGCCTCGACAAAATAGTTACATGGTCTGGATACTCGGCCATTTCGGAATTTTACGCTCCTTTTAAATATACCCCAATTGAGGACACCCATTAAGGGATTCACTGGATGCAAATAGGAATTTTTCGATTCACTCTATCGCGAGCACCAGCAACATAGATAAGAGACCTTTTAGATTAGGGGCGCTTGATATACGCAAACCCCAATTTCGAGGTAGATAATGACGCAAAAtcgaattaaataattaagtaaatatGGCAAAATCTATTTACATAGggaattaaaacaattatttaacgaATCGCTGTCAAAGTACTAAATTACGTTTACCTTTATGGGCATATATTTACATTGCATAAATCTAAAGATTTATGGCGCATTACAGATAATGCGTCTGTGTATATTCATGCAAATTCAGTAAGAGGGGATGTGTTTTAACAGCTTACCAATTTGTACAGGGCTAAAATATGATGGAGGAATTGCGGCTGCCAGGATATCGATTGGCAAATGCAGTTTATCCAGATTTTTCCTGGCTATCTCAAAAAAGTGATATGATCTAGGTGGATAGTTACGCGCACACCTATTTCCAGTAGTACCTCTGCGACAACAAAACTTGGCTTATCGTCTAAAGTAAAGAAAGCtataaaattccttttaatAAACACATGTGAGGACTTTCATGAGTTAGCACGTTTGAAATTAAGTGCATGTCCCCATTACTATGTCGATACTAATGAGTCATTGTTATAACATTCGGATGCTTCAATCTACGCATCGGAGCATTATAACATGATATTAAATCGGTGACTATGCGACTTACTTCAGAGTGCTTCCACTCTACACAGGGAGCcaaaaatcgttttcttaTCTTTCGGACGGCGTCGAACCGTAAGCTATCTCACCCGgtatattgtaatattttgtcGCAGGTCATGGCTCCttattattctaaaaataataagctCTCAGTCCTGAAGTACTCTAAGGTTTACACAATTTACACGAGTTGTGAATAGTTGTTTGTTCTTCAGAAACGCACTACTGAAATTCTCAAGGCGAATCTTTGTATACGGAACACGAGTAGATTTCTCAACGAGCCGTCCCTGTCCCGCAATTAGCCGCAATTCCGTTCTGAACTGCTATATAATTAGGAAATCAAAAGTCGTCCTCACATTATTGGTCTTCGGCAAATAATTAACTTTGCTCACTCAGTACACGAGTCAACAGGTATGTCATCTACCACCTTAAATATCCTTTCTCAATCTAAGTCAACTTCTCGGTGAATAGAATGTCCGCTCTAACCGCACTTCTGCTTTTTGGAATTGCAATCTCCCTGCTCTATTTGTGGGCAAAATGGGCCCAAACCTATTGGACTAGACGAGGAGTTCCTCAGTTTAAACCCAACATCATTTTCGGCACCCTTGGCCCGTTGATAAGGGGCGAAAAGGCCTTTAAGGACGTGTTTTACAATCTCTACCTGGACGCAAATTCCAAAGGTTACAAGTACCTGGGACTCTACGCTGGAACCAAACCGAATTTTATGCCAGTTGACCTGAAACTGATTAAGAGAATGCTGACCAAGGATTTCGACAGTTTTGGATCTCACGGAACGTTTCATCACCACAGCATGAAGCTATCCACCCATTTGTTCAGCATGGAGGGGCAGGACTGGAAGAACAGGAGGATTAAGCTTACACCTGTGTTTACATCTAGTAGGTATTTTTATGGCATCCGTGTGCAGGTTAGTGCAGATTTTCAGCATCGCCTTTAGGTAGCAAATGGTGTGTTTGTTGCTGGAACATCCAGGAATATTTCTCTTGAAACGTTAATTGTGCCTAGGTCCCGATAAAGGCAGGAATTTGTTGCATTCCACCGTGGGATTCTAGCTTAGGAAGCCTTGACAATTTCTTCTCatcaaaaatttatgtattttaagGTAAAATGAAGATGATGTTCGAGACTGTTGTTGCTACAGCTGCTGAGCTGACTAACGTTGTAGCTGACAAGGCGACAGCGAACGAACCATTCAACATAAAAGAGACCTTATCTCGGTTCACTACAGACGTAATTGCCAGTGTGGCGTTTGGTCTGGAAACAAGCAGTCTGAAGAATTCTGACGACTTGTTTAGGTAAGAGTCGCTCTGCTCGTAATTATTGAGGATATACATCGCATCTCTTTGTTACAGGCGAATTGGGAAACAAGCACTAAAGCCTTCCAGATTGAACATATTCATGAAGCATTTCGTGCCTGATTCAATTTTAGTTGCTCTCAATGTTCAGATGTTCTCTCGTGAGgttattaattacttttctggtaaataataataatatgccacatgaaaaaaaaatcaaaaatcccTTTCCAGAGATCGTCCAAAACGTTATAAATcacagagaaaaaaataacgtcGAGAGGAAAGATTTCATGCAGTTGATGCTTCAGCTGAAGAAGCTGGGAACTCTGAATTCGATTAACGATGACGAAAGTGTTGCGGCGGAAAGTATGAGATCATAAAGGTCACTTCTAAAATCACAGCAAAATATCCCTTTCAGAGCAGAAATTTTTCGTCACAGACCAAGAAATCCTGAATGAAagtttcctctttttcttggcAGGATTTGAGACCTCCTCAAGTACCATGACTTTCACTTTCCTTGAACTCGCCCAGAATTCTCAAGTGCAACAAACTCTACGCAGTGAAATATTGGAAGTTCTGCACAAACACGATGGGAAATTAACTTTTGAGTCTCTCGGTGAAATGACATACTTGGATAAGGTCGTTAAAGGTGTTAAATTGCTCAATGGAGACAAGCAAAAGCTCATTAGTTGCATTTGTTTGAACAGAAACTCTTAGGAAGTATCCAGTCCTTCCAGTCCTCCCTAGGAGATGTACCAAATCCTACAAAATCCCAGATACTGATATTATCATAGAAAAAGGTACAATGGTCCACATTCCAGTAATAGGCATCCAGTGGGACCCCAATTATTATCCCAATCCGGAGGAATACAACCCCGAAAACTTTTCTCCGGAAAAAATAGCAAGCAGGCCGGATTTCACTTGGATGCCCTTTGGGGAGGGCCCTAGGCAATGTATAGGTAAGTGCTGATCTTATACGAGTTTCCCCATTATTATCGCGAAACAAATTTAGGAATGAGATTCGGGCTGATGCAGGCAAAAATCGGAATTGTAGCACTGCTGAGCAAGTTCAAGTTCACGTTGCATCCTTCGGTGAAACCGCCCTTTGAGGCGGATCAAGGGCTCAGGCTATACGCTTTAAAGAAagatattattgtttatgCTGCGGCAgtcgaaaaagaaattatctAGATATACAGAACTTAATAGTGAGGACACCCGTGCTTCTATTATGTTTTCTCACCCATACTTTTCAGGATATTAACAGGTGACTTCAAAGGAAATCTCAGGTTTCAAAGGGCTCGAGTTCCCTTAAGTAAAAAGATTCTTTTTACACcgatttttaaatgagttTTTGCAGACTCCCAGGATAGGTGACACCATCGTCATTGTAGTTTGCTTTTCCCCGGTAAGATTCGCTCTAACAAATCTCagataattgatattttcctGGATATGTTGCAACAATATTTGtagcatatattttaaattagaatataatcttgttataaaaatgtttagtttTGATGGCTGTATGTATTTTCTTGGGGTAGGAGGTTTTACCCGGGATTAGCCATCGTATTGAATAATATCTCTGTAGTGGTTAAAGAAAGTAGGGGCTTCGCAAGCCAAAACATACTCGAAGgacaagtaaaataaaaaaattattgcttgtGGAAAAGGCCCAATGTCGGAGTAATCTTGGGCGTGGGTGAAGGTACCACCCTGACATATCTGGTAAAAGATCAGCCCCTCAATTGGTACTTGGCGACCCTGCGGGACTCTTAACTTCCACGGTTCTATACAGTCTGGGACAACGTCGGTCGATATTccgtaaaaataattacgCTTGGGAAAATCGAAGAATCAAgacatggaaaaaatcatgaggCACCCAGGGAACAATGCGCTGAATTGAGAATCAGCAGcggaaaaataatgaaatattcaaaaattgaaaattcctaACATTCATGTCTATATAGAGGATCTATGTTCTgagttaaaatattctttttgcGCAAAAGGATGACGATTTAGAGGGGGAAATTCCTGGAAGCGGCCAAAGAATAGCGTGTGGTATCCATAATCAGAggcaaaatattcaataagcAGTGtaaggaattatttaaaaatgcagaCGTTTTTAACCTCCGTCGCTCCGCGgagttttgaataatttctttaaattaggTTAATCATTAGGAAATCAGGATAGGGAAAATTGAAGAAGCGACCAAAGGGGAGTGCGCTTCATCCGCATTCCAGTAATAAGCAGAGCCACTTAAAAAGTGGCAAAGTGCTCACCTCCATCTCTCCACCGGAGCTTACCTTTTTGCTTGCAAAGATCAATTTCGGAAAATATCTGAGAATTTGCAAACGAACCATCCTTGAAGTGGTCACGGAGCGGAACACCAAGATGAATCGCAAATTAGTTGGAAGTTGAGCCGAAAACTTCCAACCTTCATCGCTTTATAGGACGTCGCATTCTCGTCCAGCCTTTAACGAAAATTATCATGTTTTCTCGAATTTGAAGAGGTTTACTCTAGTAATGAATCCCACTCTGTGACCAATAAATAATCCTTTCAATTTGGTAGAAGCGGGATGCTACTGTGAATAATGAGAGTAGCAAtcaattatcattaaattatGACTATCTTCGAAGATTTATGTTGCGAAACGGCTATTAAACCTAACGGGGAAATTGGAAAGCGGAACCATGCCACTTTGTGCTCAAAACAACTTGAGGGGTATGCataaaatattagattttCTTCGGCATTTATTGGCACATATTCTCGTCATATCGTAACGTTTAATGTCATTTGAAGGAGCGTTCTCACTGGGACCTCGTTCCTAAACATTTGttgataaaattgaattactcTCCGGTATTATCTCTTTTTCTTAAAAGTGTACCAATTTAACGGACATTAAAACTTTCCtgttaaaaacataaattggAAAGCAGCTTGGaagttttgtaattaaaatcgAAGCTCGGAAAGTTACAGGTCATTATTTAATAGGCGAGTGTCATTTTACGTACTTCCGCACTCTCATAACTTGTTTACGTAGAATATAATTCTGAGACCTCACACCttcaaatgcaaatttccgAAATTACTTTTTCTAACGAATCCAAAATAAGTTCCAGGTCTCCAATTAGCGAGTGAAGCTTAACATTTTCCTGCTAggaatttaattgcaaaaGTTTTCGCATATtctccaatttattttaaagttaaaacttTCACATAGCTGACCGTAggttaaattagaaaactttttccataaaagtgtcaatcgatttttaaaaattggcaGCGCAATTAGTAATTTGTGTCTACCTGAAACTCGGGGGGAATTAAGAGATTTTCGCAAGATCAGTACGTTGTTAAACGAATAAAATCCCAATTCCCAATACCACAAAAAATCCCATTTCATATTTGCTTTGTGGCTTCACTTTATACCTGAATTATTCCCGAAGATAACAAAAGCAATTTCGTGGGGACGGCCATATCCGAATGCTGATATATAGACAAGTACGAATGTAGGTACATAGAATCATATTTCCTTCGTTTTGTGCCAAATTACGGAGAAACTGAATTCCGGTTTGGAATGGaatatgtatacatataacTCATAGATCGGAAATATGAGCTCTGCAGGTTCTGGCAAtggttttgatattttgatgcAAATATCgctgcatttaaaatttcgaaactcaTCAACTTCATCGCCCCACGGCAGACCCCATAAATCCAAGCGAAGTTGCATTGTGTTTCTCTTTAGGAATTGATCTTATAAGCTCGAAAAAGAAACCTTTATCAATCCCAGTAATCGCCCCACTTATCCTCATGGCCAATCCTGACATTTAAGAATTTGAGACGTATTATAGAAATTACATTTCGCTAATAGTTGGGAAAGCGAGAGAAATTTTCGAGATGATATGCAATGAGCCGTTAAATGACAACCCCAGATTCAATCGGGCGTGCTGTCGACgttatgaaaattgaattccATTAAACCTATTGCCGTTTGCTGCTGTATTGAATTCTGTCCTTTCCATCCCTGAATTTACATGTTCTTGGATTATTAAAACTGTATCTGTTGAATGGTAAATTGTTTCATCATGTGGCAGTATAGAGTTAAGTGTCATCCACATCTCGACGTGCTTTGTCAGAATTCAATGGGCCGATATTAGCTGGAACGTGTTCCCATCGAAgtccatgtttttttttaatcaaatactcTAGCACTAGTTGCAGCTAATATtggataaatatttgttaaatttgattattattgGAATGTTTTAACCggaaaattaccaaaatgGCATCGGTTTTTAGAGTATTGtgggtgaaattttttaaataaatctctttGCTGCTGCCGGTGCttgattacatttttttttgctactttatGAAGCCGTTTTGTCTACATTCTCCGATTTTTGCGGAAATaaatactttattaaaaatacactaAAATCGCTGGACTATATGGAGCGATGAAGGCcaggagttttcaaatttttttcatttttccgtAATTGTTGTTTTGATGCAAATTTTCGATCATCCATTGTTGTCATTGGTCAagtcaataatttttccttccGATGTGCCCTCATTTTTGTCGAAATACATTGTTTTTATCCCAAACAATGCGTAATGCTGGTCTCTATTACGCAATGACACACAGgagtgtttgaatttttcagcGCAACACTGGACTTCTGGTCAGTTGTTCTGTTACTGGCAATCGATGCAAAAAGCTTTTCTTTGATCACTTCCGCAGCGACTTTCTACTGTATTTCTCGAGCATATCGGGAATTGCAACTTAGGGGGCTTAAGAAATATCacgattttttcttaaaggCGTGAAAAATCACTTTTGAATTCAACGTATCGGTAAATGTAATAGCGCAGCATTTAAGGCAAACAACAAACTCTCCTGGGCTCAGTGTTTCTGCCCGATGAAAACCAATTTACTGGCGAACTAGCCCTAGGACTTGCTCTCTATTGCTCCACGCTACAGTTGCTAACTTAACAGAACTGCTGCACATTCATAATAGCTCCAATTTCTATTAAAGCACACGACTAGGAACGATAAATTCTGCTTGTTTACACTGAGGGGATATGCATATGCCACCCCCTTTTCAATATGTTTGTATCTATTTCATTGAACCTGTAACGATTACGAGGTTGATTCTCGTACGGTTATTGGTGCTTTTAGGGGTATTACATTGACTTAGCCAGTGTGTCCATTGCGGAAAGTCTTGAGAGCGAAACGGAAAATTTCCGAGTTAATGAATGTTTCTTTATCCCAAGTCCAAAAGGCAATATGTTGCTCCAATCCCCCCACGATTTCGGTTAAAACTGACATTCGAATTTGCCTCGATTGAATTGCTTTAATTAACCGGTGTTATTATAGGCTAAACGGATTTAGCCCTGTTATTTTAAACTCGTTAGCAAAAACCTCGTGTGCGCTAGACCTCGTCCtttaatttcctaaacaaatcGGCtcttattttcacaaaatgtGACAAAAACGACTTGGAAACTTGCTAATTGAGTGCCACCATGTTTGATAATTaggttaattaataatttgcacCGAAATGTAACACAAATGCAAGTGCAAGTAAGTCAATTACAGCGAATGCAGCTTTTCTGGAGAGCAGACatgataattaataaaacgaGGCAACGTTGTCAAGCCTGAATAAGTGTTGACTTTGCTTAATTGATGACGTAAAAATCTGCCTAGAAATCAAATTATACGAAATCGCGGGATTTGCATTCTAAATCACCACACTTTTCCAGGCTTAGACACCagaactgaattatttcacaCAGTTGAATGTAACAAGACGTCCGTAAATTCTAGCAGTCAGCTCTAACTTTAATCCGACTAAACCGTTGCCACGACTAAGTGTCGCTAGCAGTATTGTGCTCTGCTAATATATCGCCTTACTATTTATAAGGCCCTCATAACTCTTTTGCAGATATGCCACTTGTTCAACAGTTTCTTTGGGGACGCCACTTCCGAATTATGACATAAATTTCAAGCCCTTTGTAATTTTCAATCTGCCCTCTTTTGTgagcacacacacacacacacccaAGTGCGTTAATTCAGTTTTGTCACACTGATCAAGCGAGTGTTGCGGGAGCGGAATTTTGAGACCTCAAATTGACGGAAAGTTCCTGAAAGTTTCGATTTGATTTCTTTGGGTTCCAGGAACATCGTCGAAAACTTGGTCAGTTTACGTGACAAATAGAATCTGGATAAGCAAACATATATTTGCGACAAAAGGCTGCTTTGAAATTGCCAATTTTCCACCTATTTCAATGGCACGAAGGCTCGATTATCTAGCAAGGTTCACGCCGTCAAAAAGGACTTAAAAGCAtgttaaattttgacttcAGTTTTCAATATCCCTGCGGTGGCTTTGATATTTTACAATGTGATATTTATTACGTTATTTATGCTGTCAGGACGAGATGAATAAAAGTTTCAAGCCATAAAAGCGATACGACTCGAAAAGCTTTTAGCACATTGGATTTAATGGATTTGCCGCGTTGCGTTTAGCTATGTGGGAACTATCTTTCATCTTTAAAAGTCGATCATAATAGAAAAAAGCTTTATTTGCATTGCTGATGACGTTTAAATATCTCTCTTTTCAGCTTAAAACGGAATTCATTTGAGATACTTACAAGGAGATAAGCAGCGTTGTCCCGAACTGCAATATAAAGACATCAGATTCTATttgatttttacataaatttaaagctgGCTCGAACCGACAGTGATCGCCTGAAATGTGTGGATGCTCCATCTGGATGGAGACCTGAGGCTTGGGATCAAGCTTCGCGAAACTCAACGATCG is a window encoding:
- the LOC136347941 gene encoding cytochrome P450 6a2-like; amino-acid sequence: MSALTALLLFGIAISLLYLWAKWAQTYWTRRGVPQFKPNIIFGTLGPLIRGEKAFKDVFYNLYLDANSKGYKYLGLYAGTKPNFMPVDLKLIKRMLTKDFDSFGSHGTFHHHSMKLSTHLFSMEGQDWKNRRIKLTPVFTSSKMKMMFETVVATAAELTNVVADKATANEPFNIKETLSRFTTDVIASVAFGLETSSLKNSDDLFRRIGKQALKPSRLNIFMKHFVPDSILVALNVQMFSREVINYFSEIVQNVINHREKNNVERKDFMQLMLQLKKLGTLNSINDDESVAAEKQKFFVTDQEILNESFLFFLAGFETSSSTMTFTFLELAQNSQVQQTLRSEILEVLHKHDGKLTFESLGEMTYLDKVVKETLRKYPVLPVLPRRCTKSYKIPDTDIIIEKGTMVHIPVIGIQWDPNYYPNPEEYNPENFSPEKIASRPDFTWMPFGEGPRQCIGMRFGLMQAKIGIVALLSKFKFTLHPSVKPPFEADQGLRLYALKKDIIVYAAAVEKEII